A genomic window from Pseudomonas alcaligenes includes:
- a CDS encoding thioesterase family protein yields the protein MARLQLDFSRQQFRYQTHMTVRSTDINGANHLSNDAMISMISEARARFLFDHGIRETSDSGTGIIVTDLATMYRAESHARDQLLFEVGVMDFNRYGGDIIFRISRPADATLIALAKSGFVFFDYGQGKVVPMAAEFSAKFPEVNWL from the coding sequence ATGGCCCGTCTCCAGCTCGATTTTTCCCGCCAACAGTTCCGCTACCAGACCCACATGACGGTGCGCAGTACCGACATCAATGGCGCCAATCACCTCAGCAACGATGCCATGATCTCGATGATCTCCGAGGCCCGCGCGCGTTTTCTGTTCGATCACGGCATCCGCGAAACCTCCGACAGCGGTACCGGCATCATAGTCACCGACCTCGCCACCATGTACCGCGCCGAATCCCATGCCCGCGACCAGCTGCTGTTCGAGGTAGGCGTGATGGACTTCAACCGCTATGGCGGCGACATCATCTTCCGCATCAGCCGCCCGGCCGACGCCACCCTGATCGCCCTGGCCAAGTCCGGTTTCGTGTTCTTCGACTACGGCCAGGGCAAGGTGGTCCCCATGGCCGCCGAGTTCAGCGCCAAGTTCCCCGAGGTGAACTGGCTGTAG
- a CDS encoding MarR family winged helix-turn-helix transcriptional regulator, giving the protein MLDLKKATAQQTAMATFFFGYQAFTAKPDEMLARRGLSRVHHRILFFIARQPGLSVSQLLAYLGVSKQALNIPLRQLQEMRLVESVAATEDKRKRQLGLTAEGARLEQALRREQTLLLQRVLEEVGEPALQAWLEVNQALSKARQGGAEA; this is encoded by the coding sequence ATGCTTGACCTGAAAAAAGCCACCGCCCAGCAGACCGCCATGGCGACCTTCTTCTTCGGCTACCAGGCCTTCACCGCCAAGCCCGACGAAATGCTGGCCAGGCGCGGCCTGTCGCGCGTGCACCACCGCATCCTGTTCTTCATCGCCCGCCAGCCGGGGCTCAGCGTCAGCCAGCTGCTCGCCTACCTCGGCGTGAGCAAGCAGGCGCTGAACATCCCCCTGCGCCAACTGCAGGAGATGCGCCTGGTAGAAAGCGTGGCGGCGACCGAGGACAAGCGCAAACGCCAGCTCGGCCTCACCGCCGAGGGCGCGCGCCTGGAGCAGGCCCTGCGCCGCGAGCAGACCCTGCTGCTGCAGCGGGTGCTGGAAGAAGTCGGCGAGCCGGCGCTGCAGGCCTGGCTTGAGGTCAACCAGGCGCTGAGCAAGGCCCGCCAGGGCGGCGCAGAAGCCTGA
- the pyrF gene encoding orotidine-5'-phosphate decarboxylase has product MSTPIIVALDFPSRDAALALAERLDPRLCRVKVGKELFTRSGPAVVEALQARGFEVFLDLKFHDIPNTTAMAVKAAAELGVWMVNVHCSGGLRMMAACREELDKLAGRKPLLIGVTVLTSMEQQDLAGIGLDIAPQEQVLRLAALATQAGMDGLVCSAQEAPALKAAHPTLQLVTPGIRPAGSSADDQKRILTPAQALAAGSDYLVIGRPISQAADPAQALATIVAELA; this is encoded by the coding sequence ATGTCCACCCCGATCATCGTTGCCCTCGACTTCCCCTCCCGTGACGCCGCCCTGGCCCTGGCCGAGCGCCTGGACCCGCGGCTGTGCCGGGTCAAGGTCGGCAAGGAGCTGTTCACCCGCAGCGGCCCGGCGGTGGTCGAGGCACTGCAGGCCAGGGGCTTCGAGGTGTTCCTAGACCTGAAATTCCACGACATCCCCAATACCACGGCGATGGCGGTCAAGGCCGCCGCCGAGCTGGGCGTGTGGATGGTCAACGTGCACTGCTCCGGCGGCCTGCGCATGATGGCGGCCTGTCGCGAGGAGCTGGACAAGCTGGCCGGTCGCAAGCCGCTGCTGATCGGCGTGACCGTGCTGACCAGCATGGAGCAGCAGGACCTGGCTGGTATCGGCCTGGACATCGCGCCGCAGGAGCAGGTGCTGCGCCTGGCCGCGCTGGCCACCCAGGCCGGCATGGACGGCCTGGTCTGCTCGGCTCAGGAAGCACCGGCGCTCAAGGCCGCGCACCCGACCCTGCAGCTGGTCACCCCGGGCATCCGCCCGGCCGGCAGCAGTGCCGACGACCAGAAGCGCATCCTCACCCCGGCCCAGGCCCTGGCCGCCGGCTCCGATTACCTGGTGATCGGCCGCCCGATCAGCCAGGCCGCCGACCCGGCCCAGGCGCTGGCCACGATCGTCGCCGAGCTGGCCTGA
- a CDS encoding nitrate/nitrite transporter, with product MNTSFWKAGHAPTLFAAFLYFDLSFMVWYVLGPLGVQIASDLGLTTQQRAMMVATPILAGAVLRFLMGLLADRTSPKTAGLVGQVIVIAALAVAWQHGIHSYEQALLLGLFLGFAGASFAVALPLASQWYPPQHQGKAMGIAGAGNSGTVLTALFAPGLAAAFGWGNVFGLALIPLVLTLIIFAGVAKNAPERPAPKAMADYLKALGDRDSWWFMFFYSITFGGFLGLASTLPGYFHDQYGFDPVKAGYYTAACVFAGSLMRPLGGALADRIGGIRSLLVMYTCASICIAAVGFNLPSAYAALGLFVVAMLSLGAGNGAVFQLVPQRFRKEIGVMTGLIGMAGGIGGFCLTAGLGAIKQSTGDYQLGLWLFASLGVLAWFGLHGVKLRWRTTWGSAAVTAARV from the coding sequence ATGAATACAAGTTTCTGGAAAGCCGGCCACGCACCGACGCTGTTCGCCGCGTTCCTCTATTTCGACCTGAGCTTCATGGTCTGGTACGTGCTCGGCCCGCTGGGCGTGCAGATCGCCAGCGACCTGGGCCTGACCACCCAGCAACGCGCCATGATGGTCGCCACGCCGATCCTGGCCGGCGCCGTGCTGCGCTTCCTGATGGGCCTGCTGGCCGATCGCACTTCGCCGAAGACCGCCGGCCTGGTCGGCCAGGTGATCGTCATCGCCGCCCTGGCGGTAGCCTGGCAGCACGGCATCCACAGCTACGAGCAGGCGCTGCTGCTCGGCCTGTTCCTCGGCTTCGCCGGCGCCTCCTTCGCCGTCGCCCTGCCGCTGGCCTCGCAGTGGTACCCGCCGCAGCACCAGGGCAAGGCCATGGGCATCGCCGGCGCCGGCAACTCCGGCACCGTGCTCACCGCGCTGTTCGCCCCGGGCCTGGCCGCCGCCTTCGGCTGGGGCAACGTGTTCGGCCTGGCGCTGATCCCGCTGGTGCTGACCCTGATCATCTTCGCCGGCGTGGCCAAGAACGCTCCCGAGCGCCCGGCGCCCAAGGCCATGGCCGACTACCTCAAGGCCCTCGGTGACCGCGACAGCTGGTGGTTCATGTTCTTCTACAGCATCACCTTCGGCGGCTTCCTCGGCCTGGCCAGCACCCTGCCCGGCTACTTCCACGACCAGTACGGCTTCGATCCGGTCAAGGCCGGCTACTACACCGCCGCCTGCGTATTCGCCGGCAGCCTGATGCGCCCGCTGGGTGGCGCCCTGGCCGACCGCATCGGCGGCATCCGCTCGCTGCTGGTGATGTACACCTGCGCCTCCATCTGCATCGCCGCGGTCGGTTTCAACCTGCCCAGCGCCTACGCCGCCCTGGGCCTGTTCGTGGTCGCCATGCTCAGCCTGGGCGCCGGCAACGGCGCGGTGTTCCAGCTGGTACCGCAGCGCTTCCGCAAGGAGATCGGCGTGATGACCGGGCTGATCGGCATGGCCGGCGGCATCGGCGGCTTCTGCCTGACCGCAGGCCTCGGCGCGATCAAGCAGTCCACCGGCGACTACCAGCTGGGCCTGTGGCTGTTCGCCAGCCTCGGCGTGCTGGCCTGGTTCGGCCTGCACGGCGTCAAGCTGCGCTGGCGCACCACCTGGGGCAGCGCGGCCGTCACCGCCGCCCGCGTCTGA
- a CDS encoding protein kinase, translating to MALQLSFGEATATGPRTENQDAIRVVTPAPALAASKGFLFALADGVSQCADGGLAARATLQALALDYYSTPETWAVAQSLERLLVAHNRWLQAGSGGQPLLTTLSALILRGRRFTLAHVGDCRAYRLHDGQLERLSEDHVWEQPGMQHVLKRALGLDQHLVVDYLEGELREGERYLLVSDGVWSTLGDAGIRRLLLDESDPTAACQALVAAAHLAGSQDNASAVLVQVEALPDNDLADTLAQLQQWPLPPKLREGQDFEGWQVERLLAESRQSLVYRVRDAQARRWLLKTLPASRHDEAQAGAALLLEEWFLRRVAGRHFAEAHPLPQRQHLYYVQREYAGQTLAEHLRLSGPLGLAEWLELAPRLLKALGQLHRRNILHRDIKPENLLWCDDGELRLLDFGLAYCPGLSRDEQHALPGTPSYIAPEAFAGIAPERQQDLYAAGVTLYHLLTGHYPYGEIEAFQHPRFGSPAAPSRYRPDIPAWLDDCLLRAVAASPEERFETAEEWLLALEQGERQTLGGRPRPLLEREPLKVWRGVALASLLVNLVLLVSLLRGQ from the coding sequence ATGGCCCTGCAACTGAGCTTCGGCGAAGCCACCGCCACCGGCCCGCGCACGGAAAACCAGGACGCCATCCGCGTGGTCACCCCGGCGCCCGCCCTGGCCGCCAGCAAGGGCTTCCTGTTTGCCCTGGCCGATGGCGTCAGCCAGTGCGCCGACGGCGGCCTGGCCGCGCGGGCCACCCTGCAGGCCCTGGCCCTGGACTACTACTCGACCCCTGAGACCTGGGCCGTGGCCCAGTCACTGGAGCGCCTGCTGGTGGCGCACAACCGCTGGCTGCAGGCCGGCAGCGGCGGCCAGCCGCTGCTCACCACCCTTTCCGCGCTGATCCTGCGCGGCCGCCGCTTCACCCTGGCGCACGTCGGCGACTGCCGCGCCTACCGCCTGCACGACGGCCAGCTGGAGCGCCTCAGCGAGGACCATGTGTGGGAGCAGCCGGGCATGCAGCACGTGCTCAAGCGCGCACTGGGCCTGGACCAGCACCTGGTGGTGGACTACCTGGAAGGTGAGCTGCGCGAGGGCGAGCGCTACCTGCTGGTCAGCGACGGCGTCTGGTCGACCCTGGGCGACGCCGGCATCCGCCGCCTGCTGCTGGACGAGAGCGACCCGACCGCCGCCTGCCAGGCGCTGGTCGCTGCCGCCCATCTGGCCGGCAGCCAGGACAACGCCAGCGCCGTGCTGGTGCAGGTCGAGGCGCTGCCGGACAACGACCTGGCCGACACCCTGGCGCAGCTGCAGCAGTGGCCGCTGCCACCCAAGCTGCGCGAGGGCCAGGACTTCGAGGGCTGGCAGGTCGAGCGCCTGCTGGCCGAGTCGCGCCAGTCGCTGGTGTACCGGGTGCGCGACGCCCAGGCCCGGCGCTGGCTGCTCAAGACCCTGCCGGCCAGCCGCCACGACGAGGCCCAGGCCGGGGCCGCCCTGCTGCTGGAGGAATGGTTCCTGCGCCGCGTGGCTGGCCGGCACTTCGCCGAGGCCCATCCGCTGCCGCAGCGCCAGCACCTCTACTACGTGCAGCGCGAGTACGCCGGCCAGACCCTGGCCGAGCACCTGCGCCTGTCCGGCCCGCTGGGCCTGGCCGAATGGCTGGAGCTGGCGCCGCGCCTGCTCAAGGCCCTGGGCCAGCTGCACCGGCGCAACATCCTGCACCGCGACATCAAGCCGGAGAACCTGCTCTGGTGCGACGACGGCGAGCTGCGCCTGCTCGACTTCGGCCTGGCCTACTGCCCCGGCCTGTCGCGCGACGAGCAGCACGCCCTGCCCGGCACGCCCAGCTACATCGCCCCGGAGGCCTTCGCCGGCATCGCCCCGGAGCGCCAGCAGGACCTCTACGCCGCCGGCGTCACCCTCTACCACCTGCTCACCGGCCACTATCCCTACGGCGAGATCGAGGCCTTCCAGCACCCGCGCTTCGGCAGCCCGGCCGCCCCCAGCCGCTACCGCCCGGACATTCCGGCCTGGCTCGACGACTGCCTGCTGCGCGCGGTGGCGGCCAGCCCCGAGGAACGCTTCGAGACCGCCGAGGAGTGGCTGCTGGCCCTCGAGCAGGGCGAGCGCCAAACCCTCGGCGGGCGCCCGCGGCCACTGCTGGAGCGCGAGCCGCTGAAGGTCTGGCGCGGCGTGGCCCTGGCCTCGCTGCTGGTCAACCTGGTCCTGCTGGTCAGTCTGCTGCGGGGCCAGTGA
- a CDS encoding bile acid:sodium symporter family protein produces MTASALNTLFLPIALGIIMLGLGLSLTLADFARVVKFPKPVLIGLGCQLLLLPLVCFFIAKGFGLAPALAVGLMLLAASPGGTSANLYSHLAHGDVALNITLTAVNSVVAILTMPFIVNLSLAYFMEGDQAIPLQFAKVLQVFAIVLGPVAIGMVIRKLAPGFANVMEKPVKIISALFLVLVVVLAFIKDWNTVVDYAPVVGLAALLFNLISLAVGYGVPRLMNLPRRQAVAIGMEIGIHNGTLAIALALSPMLLNNPTMAIPAAIYSFIMFFTAAAFGWWVNFAHGKELAAEEAEAA; encoded by the coding sequence ATGACCGCAAGTGCCTTGAATACCCTGTTCCTGCCCATCGCCCTGGGCATCATCATGCTCGGGCTGGGGCTGTCGCTGACCCTGGCGGACTTCGCCCGGGTGGTGAAGTTTCCCAAGCCGGTGCTGATCGGCCTGGGCTGCCAGCTGCTCCTGCTGCCGCTGGTGTGCTTCTTCATCGCCAAGGGCTTCGGCCTGGCGCCGGCCCTGGCGGTCGGCCTGATGCTGCTGGCGGCCTCGCCCGGCGGCACCTCGGCCAACCTCTACAGCCACCTGGCGCATGGCGACGTGGCGCTGAACATCACCCTGACCGCGGTGAACTCGGTGGTGGCCATCCTCACCATGCCGTTCATCGTCAACCTGTCGCTGGCCTACTTCATGGAAGGCGACCAGGCCATCCCCCTGCAGTTCGCCAAGGTGCTGCAGGTATTCGCCATCGTCCTCGGCCCGGTGGCCATCGGCATGGTCATCCGCAAGCTGGCGCCGGGCTTCGCCAATGTCATGGAGAAGCCGGTGAAGATCATCTCCGCGCTGTTCCTGGTGCTGGTGGTGGTGCTGGCCTTCATCAAGGACTGGAATACGGTGGTCGACTACGCCCCGGTGGTGGGCCTGGCCGCGCTGCTGTTCAACCTGATCAGCCTGGCCGTGGGCTACGGCGTGCCGCGCCTGATGAATCTGCCGCGCCGCCAGGCGGTGGCCATCGGCATGGAGATCGGCATCCACAACGGCACCCTGGCGATTGCCCTGGCGCTCAGCCCGATGCTGCTGAACAACCCCACCATGGCGATTCCGGCGGCCATCTACAGCTTCATCATGTTCTTCACCGCCGCCGCCTTCGGCTGGTGGGTCAACTTCGCCCATGGGAAGGAGCTGGCGGCCGAGGAGGCCGAGGCGGCCTGA
- a CDS encoding LysE family translocator: protein MTSELLLAFVLFAFVTSVTPGPNNMMLLASGVNFGVRRSLPHMLGISLGFMLLVAAVGLGLGQLFEQFPPLYTALRYAGAAYLLYLAWKIAGSGAPDADGKTTGKPFTFLQAAAFQWVNPKAWIMAIGAITTYTPQEGFLLNVLLIAALFALVNCPSVGLWTVAGSLLRRWLDRPRVLRVFNIGMALLLVASLYPILIDVKGSL from the coding sequence ATGACCTCGGAACTGCTGCTCGCCTTCGTCCTCTTCGCCTTCGTCACCTCGGTGACACCGGGCCCCAACAACATGATGCTGCTGGCCTCGGGCGTGAACTTCGGCGTGCGCCGCAGCCTGCCGCACATGCTCGGCATCAGCCTGGGCTTCATGCTGCTGGTGGCCGCCGTGGGCCTGGGCCTCGGCCAGCTGTTCGAGCAGTTCCCGCCGCTGTACACGGCGCTGCGCTACGCCGGCGCCGCCTACCTGCTGTACCTGGCCTGGAAGATCGCCGGCAGCGGCGCGCCAGATGCCGACGGCAAGACCACCGGCAAGCCCTTCACCTTCCTCCAGGCGGCGGCCTTCCAGTGGGTCAATCCCAAGGCCTGGATCATGGCCATCGGCGCCATCACCACCTACACGCCGCAGGAGGGCTTCCTGCTCAACGTGCTGCTGATCGCCGCCCTGTTCGCCCTGGTCAACTGCCCCAGCGTCGGCCTGTGGACGGTGGCCGGCAGCCTGCTGCGGCGCTGGCTGGACCGCCCGCGCGTGCTGCGCGTCTTCAATATCGGCATGGCGCTGCTGCTGGTGGCCTCGCTCTACCCTATCCTGATCGACGTCAAGGGAAGCCTGTGA
- a CDS encoding SDR family oxidoreductase, translating into MSMTFSGKVALVTGGAAGIGRATALAFAAEGLQVVVSDVDVSGGEGTVQLIRDAGGEALFVRCDVTRDAEVKALMEQVVAAYGRLDYAFNNAGIEIEKGKLAEGSEAEFDAIMGVNVKGVWLCMKHQLPLLLAQGGGAIVNTASVAGLGAAPKMSIYAASKHAVIGLTKSAAVEYAKKKIRVNAVCPAVIDTDMWRRAAEADPKKAEFVAGMHPVGRIGKVEEIAAAVLYLCCDAAGFTTGHALAVDGGATAI; encoded by the coding sequence ATGAGCATGACCTTCTCCGGCAAAGTAGCCCTGGTAACCGGCGGTGCCGCCGGCATCGGCCGCGCCACCGCCCTGGCCTTCGCGGCCGAGGGCCTGCAGGTGGTGGTGTCCGACGTCGACGTGAGCGGCGGCGAAGGCACCGTGCAGCTGATCCGCGACGCCGGTGGCGAGGCCCTGTTCGTGCGCTGCGACGTGACCCGCGACGCCGAGGTCAAGGCACTGATGGAGCAGGTGGTGGCCGCCTACGGGCGCCTCGACTACGCCTTCAACAACGCCGGCATCGAGATCGAGAAGGGCAAGCTGGCCGAGGGCAGCGAGGCCGAGTTCGACGCCATCATGGGCGTCAACGTGAAGGGCGTGTGGCTGTGCATGAAGCACCAGCTGCCGCTGCTGCTGGCCCAGGGCGGCGGTGCCATCGTCAACACCGCCTCGGTGGCCGGTCTCGGCGCCGCGCCGAAGATGAGCATCTACGCCGCCTCCAAGCACGCGGTGATCGGCCTGACCAAGTCGGCCGCCGTCGAGTACGCGAAGAAGAAGATCCGCGTCAACGCCGTGTGCCCGGCGGTGATCGACACCGACATGTGGCGCCGTGCCGCCGAGGCCGACCCGAAGAAGGCCGAGTTCGTCGCCGGCATGCACCCGGTCGGGCGTATCGGCAAGGTCGAGGAGATCGCCGCCGCGGTGCTTTACCTGTGCTGTGACGCGGCCGGCTTCACCACCGGCCACGCGCTGGCGGTGGATGGCGGGGCCACCGCGATCTGA
- a CDS encoding ZIP family metal transporter codes for MDWGMLAQAGLWGVLAASSLLLGALLGVFLRLSRRLVAALLAYGSGVLIAAICFEQIPEAERLGGLAPTLWGMLAGGLAFVAANEWLERLELRHRGREAGGQAHMAGLLIAAGAFLDGIPESVGLGLGLLDSGQVSLVMLAAIFLSNLPEGLASAAGLRGEGRSVFYVLRLWGGIVLLSGLAAMAGPGLFASLSPYWLAVALGFSAGAVLCMLVDAMIPEAFAETHAMTGLITLSGFMTALALEKLI; via the coding sequence ATGGACTGGGGGATGCTGGCGCAGGCCGGCCTGTGGGGTGTGCTGGCGGCCAGCAGCCTGCTGCTGGGGGCCTTGCTCGGCGTGTTCCTGCGCCTGTCGCGGCGCCTGGTGGCGGCCTTGCTGGCCTACGGCAGCGGGGTGCTGATCGCCGCGATCTGCTTCGAGCAGATTCCCGAGGCCGAGCGCCTCGGCGGCCTGGCACCGACCCTGTGGGGCATGCTCGCCGGCGGCCTGGCCTTCGTCGCCGCCAACGAGTGGCTGGAGCGCCTGGAACTGCGCCATCGCGGCCGCGAGGCCGGCGGCCAGGCGCACATGGCCGGGCTGCTGATCGCCGCCGGGGCCTTTCTCGACGGTATTCCGGAGTCGGTCGGTCTCGGCCTGGGCCTGCTCGACAGCGGTCAGGTCAGCCTGGTGATGCTGGCGGCGATCTTCCTCTCCAACCTGCCGGAGGGCCTGGCCAGCGCCGCCGGGCTGCGCGGCGAGGGGCGCAGCGTGTTCTACGTGCTGCGCCTGTGGGGTGGCATCGTGCTGCTCTCGGGCCTGGCGGCGATGGCCGGACCGGGCCTGTTCGCCAGCCTGTCACCTTACTGGCTGGCAGTGGCCCTGGGTTTTTCCGCCGGCGCGGTGCTGTGCATGCTGGTCGATGCGATGATCCCCGAGGCCTTCGCCGAAACCCATGCCATGACCGGGCTGATCACCCTGTCCGGCTTCATGACCGCGCTGGCGCTGGAGAAGCTGATCTGA
- a CDS encoding benzoate/H(+) symporter BenE family transporter — protein sequence MTLEAMDTSTRLRPLADSAPSAVVAGFVAALTGYTSSLALMFQAGQAAGLSAAQISSWLWALSIGMGICTIGLSLRYRAPVVVAWSTPGAALLITSMPGVSYPEAIGAFVVCALLLSLLGLSGAFERVMRHLPASLAAALLAGILFRIGSEIFVAAPTSTVLVLAMFFTFLFGKRLAPRYAVLAALLVGGVTAAAQGLLDFSQFKLELAVPVWTTPSFSLNAAISIGIPLFVVAMASQNIPGLAVLRADGYEVPPSPLIATTGIASLLLAPFGSHGINLAAISAAICTGAEAHADKRKRYTAALWNGVFCGLAGIFAATLAALFIALPSALVLSIAALALLGSIGNGLAQAMQAPAERDAALVTFMITASGMTLLGIGSAFWGLVGGAVTLLILNWRRR from the coding sequence ATGACCCTGGAAGCCATGGACACCTCCACCCGCCTGCGCCCGCTGGCCGACTCCGCCCCCTCCGCCGTGGTCGCTGGCTTCGTCGCCGCCCTCACCGGCTATACCAGCTCGCTGGCGCTGATGTTCCAGGCCGGCCAGGCCGCCGGCCTGAGCGCCGCGCAGATCTCCTCCTGGCTGTGGGCACTGTCGATCGGCATGGGCATCTGCACCATCGGCCTGTCGCTGCGCTACCGCGCGCCGGTGGTGGTGGCCTGGTCGACGCCGGGCGCCGCCCTGTTGATCACCAGCATGCCGGGGGTGAGCTACCCGGAGGCGATCGGCGCCTTCGTGGTCTGCGCCCTGCTGCTCAGCCTGCTGGGCCTGTCCGGCGCCTTCGAGCGGGTCATGCGCCACCTGCCCGCCTCGCTGGCGGCGGCGCTGCTGGCCGGCATCCTGTTCCGCATCGGCAGCGAGATCTTCGTCGCCGCGCCGACCAGTACCGTTCTGGTGCTGGCGATGTTCTTCACCTTCCTGTTCGGCAAGCGCCTGGCGCCACGCTATGCGGTGCTCGCCGCGCTGCTGGTGGGCGGCGTGACGGCGGCAGCGCAGGGCCTGCTAGATTTCAGCCAGTTCAAGCTGGAGCTGGCGGTACCGGTGTGGACCACGCCGAGCTTCTCCCTGAACGCGGCGATCAGCATCGGCATCCCGCTGTTCGTGGTGGCCATGGCCTCGCAGAACATCCCCGGCCTCGCCGTGCTGCGCGCCGACGGCTACGAGGTGCCACCCTCGCCGCTGATCGCCACCACCGGCATCGCCTCGCTGCTGCTGGCGCCCTTCGGCTCCCACGGTATCAACCTGGCCGCCATCAGCGCCGCCATCTGTACCGGCGCCGAGGCCCATGCGGACAAGCGCAAGCGCTATACCGCGGCGCTGTGGAATGGCGTGTTCTGCGGCCTCGCCGGCATCTTCGCCGCTACCCTGGCCGCCCTGTTCATCGCCCTGCCCAGCGCCCTGGTGCTGTCCATCGCCGCCCTGGCCCTGCTCGGCTCGATCGGCAACGGCCTGGCCCAGGCCATGCAGGCGCCGGCCGAGCGCGACGCCGCGCTGGTCACCTTCATGATCACCGCCTCGGGCATGACCCTGCTGGGCATCGGCTCGGCCTTCTGGGGCCTGGTCGGCGGTGCCGTGACCCTGCTGATCCTCAACTGGCGCCGGCGCTGA
- a CDS encoding cytochrome C, whose product MRTPHRLLILAATLALPLGGQAEPSAERGRYLVQIAGCNDCHTAGYLLAPDQVPDSAWLLGDRLGWSGPWGTTYASNLRLVLPRLDEEQWLQLARNANYRPPMPNHALRILTDDDLRSIHRFVSQLGEAGEPAPAALPPGQTAQGPVVQFPAPPAQP is encoded by the coding sequence ATGCGCACACCCCATCGACTCCTGATACTGGCCGCCACCCTCGCCCTGCCCCTGGGCGGCCAGGCCGAACCTTCGGCGGAACGCGGCCGCTACCTGGTGCAGATCGCCGGCTGCAACGACTGCCATACCGCCGGCTACCTGCTGGCCCCGGACCAGGTGCCGGACAGTGCCTGGCTGCTGGGCGACCGCCTGGGCTGGAGCGGCCCCTGGGGCACCACCTACGCCAGCAACCTGCGCCTGGTACTGCCCCGGCTCGACGAGGAGCAGTGGCTGCAGCTGGCGCGCAACGCCAACTACCGCCCGCCCATGCCCAACCATGCCCTGCGCATCCTCACGGATGACGACCTGCGCAGCATCCACCGGTTCGTCAGCCAGCTGGGCGAGGCCGGTGAGCCGGCGCCGGCCGCCCTGCCACCGGGCCAGACCGCCCAGGGTCCGGTCGTGCAGTTCCCGGCGCCGCCCGCCCAGCCCTGA